One genomic window of Lentimicrobiaceae bacterium includes the following:
- a CDS encoding IS1595 family transposase: NYLDEFCYKFNRRYYGEALFNRLLVASVSYKNEFRYKYG, from the coding sequence AAAACTATCTTGATGAATTTTGCTATAAGTTTAATCGTAGATACTACGGAGAAGCTCTGTTCAATAGATTACTAGTGGCGAGCGTTAGTTATAAAAATGAATTTAGGTACAAATACGGATAA
- a CDS encoding O-antigen ligase family protein — translation MTVSEQKYKLIAFYAISLLFIITNSLIIIKEESFLFNLVPLAIIVFFALFFALDKVLLYSVFLVPLSVPLATFAPGFDFNVDLPTEPIFVSILIIFILKQLLERNFDRSVARHPISLALYFYLAWRFITIFTSTMPLVSIKYFVASLWFIIPFFFLLTQVFKKPENINRFFWLYIIPFCIVITYTMVKHANRGFSQSSANYVMYPFYNDHTSYGAMLAMFIPVLIGFLFNKELKSKLRLISGVVLGYFLVAITLSYTRAAWVSLLGALGVYIVLRFKINYKVVISGIVIVVGLFFAFQDQIFMSLEGNKQDSSTDFSEHIKSISNVATDASNLERINRWNCAVRMFKEKPIFGWGPGTYQFNYAPFQFSYEKTIISTNAGDMGNAHSEYLGALSETGLPGMLSFILVSLVIFVTAVKNYIHAESYSLKIITASTIAGITTYLLHGFLNNFLDTDKAAVPFWGFAAIIVAIDIYHNKKRREKPIDLIENNENA, via the coding sequence ATCTTGTTCCTCTTGCAATTATAGTTTTCTTTGCACTATTCTTTGCTCTCGATAAGGTTTTGCTATACTCAGTTTTTTTAGTCCCCCTCTCTGTTCCTTTAGCAACTTTTGCACCTGGATTTGATTTTAATGTTGATTTGCCAACAGAACCAATTTTTGTAAGTATTCTGATTATTTTCATTTTAAAACAGCTTTTAGAAAGAAATTTCGACAGATCAGTTGCTAGGCATCCAATTTCATTGGCTTTGTATTTTTATCTGGCCTGGAGATTTATTACAATTTTTACTAGCACGATGCCTCTTGTTTCAATCAAATATTTTGTTGCTTCGTTATGGTTTATAATACCATTCTTTTTCTTATTAACGCAAGTTTTTAAAAAACCTGAAAATATTAATCGTTTCTTTTGGCTGTACATTATTCCATTTTGCATTGTTATAACTTATACAATGGTAAAACATGCCAACCGTGGATTCAGTCAAAGCTCTGCAAACTATGTAATGTATCCGTTTTATAACGATCACACATCATACGGTGCAATGCTTGCGATGTTTATACCTGTGCTTATAGGTTTTCTTTTTAATAAAGAATTAAAATCTAAACTTAGACTAATTTCAGGAGTGGTTTTAGGTTATTTCCTTGTCGCGATAACATTATCATACACTCGTGCAGCTTGGGTAAGCTTGTTGGGTGCATTAGGAGTATATATAGTTTTAAGATTTAAAATAAATTATAAAGTTGTAATATCTGGTATCGTAATAGTTGTTGGTTTATTTTTCGCATTTCAAGATCAGATATTTATGTCGCTTGAAGGCAATAAACAAGACTCCTCCACCGATTTTAGCGAGCACATAAAATCTATTAGTAACGTTGCAACCGATGCTTCAAATTTGGAGAGGATAAACCGATGGAATTGTGCCGTGAGAATGTTTAAAGAGAAACCCATTTTTGGTTGGGGACCAGGAACATACCAGTTTAATTACGCGCCATTTCAGTTTTCTTATGAAAAAACAATTATAAGCACTAATGCAGGAGATATGGGAAATGCCCACAGCGAATATTTAGGGGCGCTTTCTGAGACAGGATTACCCGGTATGCTGTCGTTTATATTGGTTTCGTTGGTAATATTTGTTACTGCTGTTAAGAATTATATTCATGCCGAATCATATTCTTTAAAAATTATTACCGCATCAACAATTGCTGGAATAACAACCTACCTGCTTCATGGATTTTTAAATAATTTCCTAGATACCGACAAAGCTGCTGTACCATTTTGGGGTTTTGCAGCAATTATTGTTGCTATTGACATTTATCACAACAAAAAACGAAGGGAAAAACCTATTGATCTAATAGAAAACAATGAAAATGCTTAG